The window ATGGAAAAGCTTACATTGAAAAATACAAGAAATCGTTTCAAACCAGGGATGTTTTTACAATATGGGGAATCTTACAACTTCTAAGGTTGTATCCTGGGCAAGTACCTGATTTGGAGCTCATGTTTCAATGTGGAGATAAGACTGTGGTGGAAAAGGGTCTATATTATGCAGGTGGACCACTTGCTAATGTTTCACCTCCTCCTATTTTTCACTATTGTGGAAATAATGATTCATTTGACATTGTCTTCCCTGATTGGACCTTCTGGGGTTGGTAAAGCTTCTATATTCCCTTAATTAGTTCTTATTAGTTATTTCTATTGTATACAAATAAATCTCTCTGCATATAAAtattgtttttttaattattgaaaatatGTTGTCCTAgaagtaaatattttattttcattcctcTGTTTTTCATTGTTTCACTTGATGAAGGTGTAATCTTATTTCATTTCATTTATTTGATAAAACATTAaacaaaaattacatttttttcaATAGGGCTGAACTCCACATAAGTCCATGGGAATCAACACTGCAAAGTATACAAGAAGGAAACAAAAGGGTGAAATGGAAGGATAGGGTACCCTATGCTTTTTGGAAGGGTAACCCTACTGTCTCTCTTCTTAGGAAAAACCTTTGTAAGTGCAATGTCACAGATAAAAAAGATTGGAATGCCAGAATATATAGTGTGGTAAGCATATAACTTTTAAGCCTTGCTAACTCTATGTGTTTAAGTAGTTAATTGCATTGTTTTAAGacacaataattaatttttgattttcgTTTTTTAGCAATGGCttgatgagagagagaaaaattttCAAGACACAAAACTGGGAGATCAATGTACCTACAGGTAAGTAAAACTTGTCAAATTTAGAGAAATGTAGATTGTGAACATATTAGTGACTAAATTTGTTGATGTTATTACAAATTAAAGGTACAAGATATATGCAGAAGGTGCTACTTGGTCAGTGAGTGAAAAATACATAATAGCATGTGACTCAATGACAATGTTCATAGAGCctcaatactttgacttcttcaCAAGAAACATGGTACCTCTGCAACATTATTGGCCTATCAGCACCACCAACATGTGTGAGGACATCAAGTTCGCCGTTGACTGGGGCAATTCTCACCAAGACAAGGCACAGCAGATTGGAAAAAGAGGATCAGATTACATCATTGACAATCTCAAAATGAAGTATGTGTATGATTACATGTTGCACTTACTAAAAGAATATGCTAAGCTCCAAAGGTTCAAACCCAGAATACCTGAAAGAGCGAAAGAGATGTGTCCTGAGAGAATGGCATGTTCTCTGCGCAATGGACCAAGAAAGAGATACATGTATGAATCCATTGTTAAGTCACCAAGTTCCACACTTCCATGTTCCATGCCTCCTCCTTATGAACCTCAAGCTCTTCAACATTTACTTCATCAAAAGGATAATTTAATTGACAAAGTCAGGTTAAGGTCTCTTAATGATGCTGCTAAAAAGCAATGAATTGGATTATTATATACCATGTCATGTTATGCTAAAAATTCAAAGGAGTTTCCCTTCAATCCCTGCATGTTTTGTTACTAATAGTTACTTCTAGTCTAACGAATTAAGCATTTCAAAGAATTCTAGTTTACTAAAACAGTTTTAAAGCCCAAACAAAGAGATCATCATAAAGTTTCATTTACTTAACTTTGTAAACAAAAACCAGCACTAAGAATGCAATTTAGTTTCCACTGATATTCCCATGGTACTGTTATTGCTTCAGGAAATGTTTGGACttagttattaattagt is drawn from Arachis hypogaea cultivar Tifrunner chromosome 12, arahy.Tifrunner.gnm2.J5K5, whole genome shotgun sequence and contains these coding sequences:
- the LOC112726235 gene encoding uncharacterized protein isoform X1 is translated as MSMATYNRQGSFSKAKRLGSTSSFFSIFFLFVLAASSTFIIHYWIDFSKFTSSTILKTITIFNGKPEPPLHCSNESSSICNSNYPDKFEPNDRTSTSCPEYFRWIHEDLKPWEKTGITRDMVDRGQNVSHFRLVIVNGKAYIEKYKKSFQTRDVFTIWGILQLLRLYPGQVPDLELMFQCGDKTVVEKGLYYAGGPLANVSPPPIFHYCGNNDSFDIVFPDWTFWGWAELHISPWESTLQSIQEGNKRVKWKDRVPYAFWKGNPTVSLLRKNLCKCNVTDKKDWNARIYSVQWLDEREKNFQDTKLGDQCTYRYKIYAEGATWSVSEKYIIACDSMTMFIEPQYFDFFTRNMVPLQHYWPISTTNMCEDIKFAVDWGNSHQDKAQQIGKRGSDYIIDNLKMKYVYDYMLHLLKEYAKLQRFKPRIPERAKEMCPERMACSLRNGPRKRYMYESIVKSPSSTLPCSMPPPYEPQALQHLLHQKDNLIDKVRLRSLNDAAKKQ
- the LOC112726235 gene encoding uncharacterized protein isoform X2, yielding MVDKAHNTNGCSHSFLPIMTRWLFLFAFLFLFLTSHYFLETDLSKFTSSTILKTITIFNGKPEPPLHCSNESSSICNSNYPDKFEPNDRTSTSCPEYFRWIHEDLKPWEKTGITRDMVDRGQNVSHFRLVIVNGKAYIEKYKKSFQTRDVFTIWGILQLLRLYPGQVPDLELMFQCGDKTVVEKGLYYAGGPLANVSPPPIFHYCGNNDSFDIVFPDWTFWGWAELHISPWESTLQSIQEGNKRVKWKDRVPYAFWKGNPTVSLLRKNLCKCNVTDKKDWNARIYSVQWLDEREKNFQDTKLGDQCTYRYKIYAEGATWSVSEKYIIACDSMTMFIEPQYFDFFTRNMVPLQHYWPISTTNMCEDIKFAVDWGNSHQDKAQQIGKRGSDYIIDNLKMKYVYDYMLHLLKEYAKLQRFKPRIPERAKEMCPERMACSLRNGPRKRYMYESIVKSPSSTLPCSMPPPYEPQALQHLLHQKDNLIDKVRLRSLNDAAKKQ